The following coding sequences are from one Thermoplasmata archaeon window:
- a CDS encoding RNA repair domain-containing protein — MTPKQAIDKLRWDPKYNLKEAEIWFWDRMSPTGERGIKGSEIVTVESGFLVLKNAKIPLYKIFKIVHRGEVIFERRKME; from the coding sequence ATGACGCCAAAGCAGGCAATTGACAAACTGCGTTGGGACCCGAAATATAATCTGAAAGAGGCAGAAATCTGGTTCTGGGACAGAATGTCACCAACTGGAGAGCGAGGAATAAAGGGGAGCGAAATTGTAACTGTGGAAAGCGGTTTTCTGGTCCTTAAAAATGCGAAAATTCCACTCTACAAAATATTTAAGATTGTGCACAGGGGTGAAGTGATTTTTGAGAGGAGGAAAATGGAGTGA
- a CDS encoding aconitase family protein — translation MLLELLSEKARRKVSPGEFVEIDVDLMLSHENADLVIEKFRETGKKLHNPDKIFIVLDHRTPAESEGTANLHARIREFVKQNGIKNFYDVGSGICHEVLAESGILSDGMFVLGTDSHTPTAGYASAIGYGVGATDMAYAWATGKIYLEVPEIRNVELTGKTLKNVYPMDVSLHLLSMLGMENEHAAFELSGDYINTIPEAGRKNLCNMLVETGAATVCLAKTESREPIKVDVSKIERVVAVPPTPSNIKPVSEVKGAKIDQVFVGTCTSGRLEDIAVVATVLKNKKVHPDVRMIVAPATRRVLQDGLKMGYIKTLVNAGCVLLPPGCGPCLGAHMGLLANGEVCLSAGNRNYPGRMGSRNAKIYLASPYTCAKSAIEGELV, via the coding sequence ATGCTTCTGGAATTGCTTTCAGAGAAGGCAAGAAGAAAAGTTTCGCCTGGAGAATTTGTGGAAATTGATGTGGACCTAATGCTTTCTCATGAGAATGCAGACCTGGTTATTGAAAAGTTCAGAGAGACAGGGAAAAAACTGCATAACCCTGACAAAATTTTCATAGTGTTGGACCACAGAACGCCAGCTGAAAGCGAGGGTACTGCAAACCTCCATGCGCGAATAAGGGAATTTGTTAAACAAAATGGAATAAAAAATTTCTATGATGTTGGCTCTGGCATCTGTCACGAAGTGCTCGCAGAATCTGGCATCCTTTCTGATGGTATGTTTGTGCTGGGCACCGACTCTCACACTCCGACAGCTGGCTATGCCTCTGCAATTGGCTATGGCGTTGGTGCCACCGACATGGCTTATGCTTGGGCAACTGGTAAAATCTACCTGGAAGTGCCTGAAATTCGGAATGTAGAACTAACTGGCAAAACTTTGAAGAATGTTTACCCAATGGATGTATCTCTCCACTTGCTTTCAATGCTAGGTATGGAAAATGAACATGCTGCATTCGAGCTGTCTGGAGATTACATCAATACCATTCCAGAGGCAGGGAGAAAAAACCTGTGCAATATGCTTGTTGAGACAGGGGCTGCAACAGTGTGCCTGGCGAAAACGGAGAGCAGAGAGCCAATTAAGGTTGATGTGAGTAAGATTGAAAGGGTTGTGGCTGTTCCGCCGACTCCATCAAACATAAAACCAGTTTCCGAGGTCAAAGGCGCCAAGATTGACCAGGTTTTTGTGGGCACATGCACGAGCGGAAGGTTAGAGGACATTGCTGTAGTTGCAACGGTGTTGAAGAATAAGAAGGTGCATCCAGATGTAAGAATGATTGTAGCACCAGCAACCAGAAGAGTATTGCAGGATGGATTGAAAATGGGCTACATCAAAACTCTTGTAAATGCTGGCTGTGTGCTTCTCCCACCCGGGTGTGGACCATGCCTTGGTGCCCACATGGGCTTACTGGCAAATGGAGAGGTCTGCCTCTCCGCTGGCAATAGAAACTACCCTGGCAGAATGGGAAGCAGGAATGCAAAAATATATCTGGCTTCACCCTACACATGCGCAAAAAGCGCGATAGAAGGAGAGCTTGTGTGA
- a CDS encoding HAD family hydrolase, protein MASKKVITCRDYLYSGVRMQRAVFIDRDGTINVNVEYLDNPDEFEMYPGVAEGIKLLNTRGFLVIVATNQSGIERGYYTQEIVEAIHARMMRELWERAKAKVDAIYYCPHAPETGCECRKPKPGLLQRAIREHGIIPRLSFMMGDRPLDVEAGEQVGAITVLVPEKGREESVAKELKESWAVPNYITDSFYDACLWILSQG, encoded by the coding sequence ATGGCCTCCAAAAAGGTTATAACATGTAGAGATTATCTCTATTCTGGTGTACGAATGCAAAGGGCTGTGTTCATAGACCGGGATGGAACGATAAATGTGAATGTGGAATACCTAGACAATCCTGATGAGTTTGAGATGTATCCTGGAGTGGCAGAGGGAATCAAACTACTCAACACGCGTGGTTTTCTAGTAATTGTGGCGACCAACCAGTCGGGAATTGAGCGTGGCTATTACACACAGGAAATCGTGGAGGCAATTCATGCAAGGATGATGCGAGAACTCTGGGAGCGAGCCAAAGCAAAAGTGGATGCCATCTATTACTGTCCACATGCTCCTGAGACGGGTTGTGAATGCAGGAAACCAAAGCCTGGCCTTCTCCAAAGGGCAATAAGAGAGCATGGAATAATTCCTCGTCTCTCATTTATGATGGGAGATAGACCTCTGGATGTCGAAGCAGGAGAACAGGTTGGTGCAATCACTGTGCTTGTGCCAGAAAAGGGAAGAGAGGAAAGTGTGGCAAAAGAATTGAAGGAGAGCTGGGCAGTGCCTAATTACATTACGGATTCTTTCTACGATGCCTGCCTCTGGATACTCTCTCAGGGCTGA
- a CDS encoding YkgJ family cysteine cluster protein, whose product MKTSFAFLTEHYKCLEDCAFCCLCEPEVPDEELSVFLSDERLKSQILRKFADGEYKYVIKLKNGHGACSFLAQKRCTIYEQRPLYCRLYPFQRHFSTRLQITANLSCRGLWESSGENLKTVVSAYIPEEKKIERMIGQLEKRYADVIEGLEADGVYISQSDMQKLVLEIMPLFTTKRGLEKILSFADGNELATADPSEIENTEVTADAEKYADEMSIEVFSEKDIVNLPVYPAQNLDWLLLKFENGKLRWYKMNEEGLLKAESIIVHTSKLKPMNEEAKQLLENYIRLLNERDLTYGNALLLTDFSNNEIPVISNYLGALATSVLELWWRANLFADTSTIDAKALREGIIFYDADYLDKPTLGAVF is encoded by the coding sequence ATGAAAACGTCCTTTGCGTTTCTCACAGAACACTACAAATGTCTAGAGGACTGTGCTTTCTGCTGCCTATGTGAACCCGAAGTGCCAGATGAAGAGCTTTCTGTCTTTCTCTCAGACGAAAGATTGAAATCGCAGATACTGAGAAAATTTGCGGACGGCGAATACAAGTATGTGATTAAACTCAAAAACGGTCACGGTGCCTGTAGTTTTCTTGCACAAAAACGTTGCACTATTTACGAACAACGACCACTTTACTGCCGCCTATATCCATTTCAACGGCATTTTTCCACGAGATTGCAGATTACTGCAAATCTTTCTTGTCGAGGTCTCTGGGAGAGTTCTGGCGAAAATCTAAAAACAGTTGTCTCTGCATACATTCCAGAGGAAAAGAAAATCGAAAGAATGATAGGACAACTAGAAAAAAGGTATGCGGATGTAATTGAGGGCTTGGAAGCAGATGGGGTTTACATTTCCCAAAGTGATATGCAAAAACTGGTTCTAGAAATTATGCCACTATTTACAACGAAAAGAGGGCTTGAGAAGATCCTTTCGTTTGCTGATGGGAATGAACTGGCGACTGCCGACCCCTCTGAAATAGAGAATACTGAAGTAACCGCAGATGCGGAGAAATATGCTGATGAAATGAGCATTGAAGTTTTCAGTGAAAAGGACATTGTGAATCTGCCAGTTTATCCGGCACAAAACCTTGACTGGCTCCTGCTCAAATTCGAAAACGGTAAACTGAGATGGTATAAGATGAATGAAGAAGGTCTCCTGAAGGCAGAGAGTATTATTGTGCACACAAGTAAATTAAAGCCAATGAATGAGGAAGCAAAACAACTCTTGGAAAATTACATTCGTTTGCTGAACGAACGCGACCTTACCTATGGCAACGCTCTCCTGCTCACAGATTTTTCAAACAATGAGATTCCTGTAATCTCAAACTATCTTGGTGCTCTTGCCACCTCCGTGCTGGAACTTTGGTGGCGTGCCAACCTATTTGCAGACACATCAACAATAGATGCAAAAGCATTGCGAGAAGGAATAATATTCTATGATGCTGACTATCTGGATAAACCCACTCTCGGTGCAGTATTTTGA
- a CDS encoding tRNA (adenine-N1)-methyltransferase yields MHLLLLSENGKKYIVQATGGMQKVSGLGVVDTDFLMKTKIGDVVKLFGEKYIVLQPEPSDYIELIKRKTQIILPKDSGYIITKCGIASGKKICEIGVGVGGLTIFLAFIVGKTGKIFGYEKRKEHIQEAKKNLGVLGLEGIVEFFEQDAEHGIPQRELDAVVCDIPEPWKIMRHIREALRNGSWCACYLPTYNQVERTVLEMQKEEFREIECVELLLRRIVVAENAVRPDFSMLGHTGFLVFGRKIS; encoded by the coding sequence ATGCATCTGCTTCTACTCAGCGAGAATGGCAAGAAGTACATTGTCCAGGCCACTGGAGGTATGCAAAAGGTATCTGGACTTGGAGTGGTGGACACTGACTTTTTGATGAAAACCAAGATTGGAGATGTTGTAAAGCTTTTTGGTGAAAAATACATTGTTCTCCAACCAGAGCCATCTGATTACATTGAATTAATCAAGAGAAAAACCCAGATAATTCTTCCGAAGGACTCTGGCTACATCATTACAAAATGTGGTATTGCATCAGGCAAAAAAATTTGCGAGATTGGTGTCGGCGTTGGAGGGTTGACTATTTTTCTGGCCTTTATTGTGGGAAAAACTGGAAAAATTTTTGGCTACGAAAAAAGGAAGGAGCACATCCAGGAAGCAAAAAAGAACCTTGGAGTGCTTGGACTTGAGGGAATTGTGGAATTTTTTGAGCAGGATGCTGAGCATGGGATACCACAGAGAGAACTTGATGCTGTTGTGTGCGACATCCCAGAACCCTGGAAAATAATGAGACACATAAGGGAAGCGCTCAGGAATGGTTCATGGTGTGCTTGCTATCTTCCGACATACAACCAGGTCGAAAGAACTGTGCTGGAAATGCAGAAAGAGGAATTTAGAGAGATTGAGTGCGTAGAACTCCTGCTGAGAAGGATTGTTGTAGCAGAAAACGCTGTAAGGCCAGATTTTTCAATGCTAGGGCATACTGGTTTTCTTGTTTTTGGGAGAAAAATCTCCTGA
- a CDS encoding thioredoxin family protein, producing the protein MGLITDKDKETIRKEFGKLKADVKMLVFTKDDGCEYCGVVREIAKEVQALSEKVKVEDYDIAKNKDVAEKYGIDKTPAIVLEAGNRKAVFFGVPAGYEFTTLIEDIIEISDEKPQLYEKTREMLKQVDKDVHIMVFVTPTCPYCPAAVRVAHKFAFENPKIRAEMIEASEFPELAEKYGVFSVPKVVINNDVEFEGALPEEQFAEHVLLAIGKNI; encoded by the coding sequence ATGGGGCTTATAACAGATAAGGATAAGGAAACAATCAGAAAGGAATTTGGAAAACTGAAAGCGGATGTGAAGATGCTTGTGTTCACGAAGGATGATGGCTGTGAATATTGTGGAGTTGTTCGGGAGATTGCAAAAGAGGTGCAAGCATTGAGTGAGAAAGTCAAGGTCGAGGACTACGATATTGCGAAAAACAAGGATGTGGCTGAAAAATATGGAATTGACAAAACACCTGCAATTGTGCTTGAAGCAGGAAACAGAAAGGCGGTATTTTTTGGAGTGCCAGCTGGCTATGAATTCACCACACTTATTGAAGACATAATTGAAATTTCTGACGAGAAGCCACAACTCTATGAAAAGACGCGGGAGATGCTTAAGCAGGTAGATAAGGATGTCCACATAATGGTTTTTGTTACGCCAACATGTCCTTACTGTCCTGCTGCAGTGCGTGTCGCCCACAAATTTGCATTTGAGAATCCAAAAATTCGAGCGGAAATGATTGAGGCAAGTGAGTTTCCAGAACTTGCAGAAAAGTACGGAGTGTTCAGTGTTCCGAAAGTGGTTATCAACAACGATGTGGAATTCGAGGGTGCCCTACCCGAAGAGCAGTTTGCAGAACATGTCCTGCTGGCTATAGGGAAAAACATTTAA
- a CDS encoding RlmE family RNA methyltransferase, whose product MARKWLRERRRDYYYRLAKKEQYRSRASYKLMYIQERYGIIREGDLVVDLGCAPGGWLQVAKELVGDTGFVFGIDLQEIEPLEGVVFIRGNFLREETREKLKNAIVNASGKDKVDVVLSDMSPNISGNYSIDHARSVELVTNAFEFACQILARGGNFVAKVFQGDMYEGLLRRFSAKFELVKGYKSDASRKSSSEIYIVCKGYLP is encoded by the coding sequence TTGGCAAGGAAATGGTTGCGTGAGCGAAGAAGAGACTATTATTACCGTCTGGCAAAGAAGGAGCAATATCGAAGCAGGGCTTCTTATAAACTGATGTACATCCAGGAGAGGTATGGAATAATAAGAGAAGGAGATTTGGTTGTGGACCTCGGCTGTGCACCTGGTGGCTGGCTTCAGGTCGCAAAAGAACTCGTCGGAGATACAGGCTTTGTCTTCGGAATTGATCTGCAGGAAATTGAGCCACTGGAAGGAGTTGTATTTATTCGTGGGAATTTTTTGAGAGAGGAAACAAGGGAAAAACTGAAAAATGCAATCGTCAATGCAAGTGGAAAAGACAAGGTGGATGTGGTGCTTTCAGACATGTCTCCGAACATAAGCGGGAATTACTCTATAGACCACGCTCGTTCAGTTGAGTTAGTAACGAACGCATTTGAGTTTGCATGCCAGATTCTCGCTAGAGGCGGAAATTTTGTGGCAAAGGTGTTCCAAGGGGATATGTACGAAGGTCTACTAAGAAGATTCAGTGCCAAATTTGAACTTGTGAAGGGCTACAAGTCAGATGCAAGTAGAAAAAGTAGCTCTGAGATTTACATTGTGTGCAAAGGTTATCTACCCTAG
- a CDS encoding Rab family GTPase, with amino-acid sequence MRVLTKKVALLGDWATGKTSLIKRFVLNMFDDSYIQTIGTKVSKKTVKFYDQDEPVVVNLLIWDLLGQKEYHRIHREAYRGVDGAILVCDLTRKETLESLVQYWYPSLIDVAGKVPVIIAGNKADLKQNLVFGIDEIRKETRKLELSDGMCYLTSAKTGENVEQVFHLIAECTAMLDETIELMEELGRIASLQETEGEVNTIEDATDYIIVDFVRAIGQTDRGMDIVRMGFRECGLSLKNLKKEKLNALVDFLYKKEIELSVPETVASDNRKRRRDAIAGLKN; translated from the coding sequence ATGAGAGTACTTACGAAGAAAGTTGCCCTTTTGGGAGATTGGGCGACAGGGAAAACAAGCTTGATAAAACGTTTCGTTCTCAACATGTTTGATGATTCCTATATCCAGACAATCGGCACCAAGGTTTCAAAAAAGACGGTAAAATTCTATGACCAGGATGAGCCAGTCGTTGTGAACCTTTTAATCTGGGACTTGCTGGGACAGAAAGAATACCATAGAATTCACAGAGAGGCCTACAGGGGTGTTGATGGCGCCATTCTGGTCTGTGACCTCACGCGGAAAGAGACACTCGAGAGTTTAGTCCAGTACTGGTATCCATCCCTGATAGATGTGGCTGGAAAGGTGCCAGTTATAATCGCAGGCAACAAAGCAGACCTGAAGCAAAACCTGGTGTTTGGGATTGATGAAATCCGCAAGGAGACAAGGAAACTGGAATTGAGCGATGGGATGTGCTATCTCACCTCTGCAAAAACGGGTGAGAATGTGGAGCAGGTATTTCACCTGATAGCAGAGTGCACAGCAATGCTAGATGAAACAATAGAATTGATGGAAGAGCTTGGAAGAATTGCATCTCTCCAGGAAACAGAAGGCGAGGTAAACACAATTGAAGATGCGACAGATTACATCATTGTTGACTTTGTGCGTGCAATCGGACAAACTGACAGAGGGATGGATATCGTGCGAATGGGTTTCAGAGAATGCGGACTTTCCCTAAAAAATCTGAAAAAGGAGAAGTTGAATGCCCTTGTGGACTTTCTTTACAAAAAAGAGATTGAGTTGAGCGTTCCAGAAACGGTTGCCAGTGACAACAGAAAGCGCAGGCGGGACGCAATTGCAGGGTTGAAAAACTAG